The following proteins are co-located in the Chryseobacterium daecheongense genome:
- a CDS encoding EamA family transporter, giving the protein MKDYKLTLAVLTVAIVWGTTFLSIRVAVQTIPAWFVAGIRQSLAALIMLLVLLYRKELRWIGWKNLKYQIVFSSLMLIIANGMTTVAEETVTSSVTSLISACSPILVFLGSVAVGIQKFSLRAVVGILMSFGGIVFIFWDGIKDLANPDYAMGIVFLLIAIAGWASGTIFTKKLNIQSGNISLNLLYQFAFAGIIQIIFAFLFSEDYNFENWSFKSISAMFYLSIFGSVAAFFAYHYALTKVSPVQVSILAYINTIISIFLSWLILDESISVKFIVAAILIILGVFIINYNPAMFKKQRIQ; this is encoded by the coding sequence TTGAAAGATTATAAACTTACACTTGCTGTTCTTACTGTAGCTATTGTCTGGGGAACGACTTTTTTATCGATTCGGGTGGCAGTACAAACGATTCCAGCCTGGTTTGTCGCGGGAATAAGACAATCTCTTGCAGCATTAATTATGCTCCTTGTCCTTTTATACAGAAAAGAATTACGATGGATCGGATGGAAAAACCTGAAATACCAGATTGTTTTTTCGTCACTTATGCTGATCATTGCCAATGGAATGACCACTGTTGCTGAAGAAACGGTAACAAGCAGTGTGACCTCTCTGATAAGCGCCTGCTCTCCTATTCTGGTTTTTCTGGGCAGTGTGGCTGTGGGAATACAAAAATTCAGCCTCAGGGCTGTGGTAGGAATTCTGATGTCTTTCGGTGGTATTGTTTTTATCTTTTGGGACGGTATAAAAGATCTGGCCAATCCGGATTATGCCATGGGAATTGTTTTTCTTCTTATCGCGATTGCAGGCTGGGCATCAGGTACCATTTTCACAAAAAAACTAAACATTCAAAGCGGAAATATATCGTTGAATCTTTTATATCAGTTTGCCTTTGCAGGAATTATCCAGATTATTTTTGCCTTCTTATTTTCTGAAGATTATAACTTCGAAAACTGGAGTTTCAAAAGTATTTCAGCCATGTTTTACCTTTCCATCTTCGGCTCTGTTGCAGCCTTCTTTGCCTATCATTATGCTTTGACAAAGGTTTCACCGGTTCAGGTTTCTATTCTGGCCTATATCAATACCATTATTTCTATCTTTTTAAGCTGGCTGATCCTTGATGAAAGTATTTCTGTTAAATTTATTGTGGCAGCAATATTAATTATTCTGGGAGTATTCATAATTAACTACAACCCAGCCATGTTTAAAAAACAAAGAATTCAATAA
- the purE gene encoding 5-(carboxyamino)imidazole ribonucleotide mutase, with the protein MVGIIMGSQSDLPIMEQAAGFLKTLEIPYELTVVSAHRTPERMFDYAKTAKERGLKVIIAGAGGAAHLPGMVASCTTLPVIGVPILSSNSIDGWDSVLSILQMPGGIPVATVALNGALNAGILAAKILGSGNEQVAEKLQKYQDSLKDKVLGTVDDIKAQHPNQYDK; encoded by the coding sequence ATGGTAGGAATTATCATGGGAAGTCAAAGTGACTTACCAATTATGGAACAAGCTGCAGGCTTTTTGAAAACTCTCGAAATCCCTTACGAGCTTACTGTGGTATCTGCTCACAGAACGCCGGAAAGAATGTTTGATTATGCCAAAACAGCAAAAGAAAGAGGTTTGAAAGTTATCATTGCAGGGGCCGGTGGAGCTGCCCATCTACCAGGAATGGTGGCTAGCTGTACTACTTTACCTGTAATCGGAGTTCCTATTTTATCCAGTAATTCTATTGACGGATGGGATTCTGTACTATCCATCCTTCAGATGCCGGGCGGAATCCCTGTAGCAACAGTAGCATTGAACGGAGCTTTAAATGCGGGAATCCTTGCGGCTAAAATTTTAGGAAGCGGAAATGAACAGGTGGCGGAAAAACTACAGAAATATCAGGATTCTTTAAAAGATAAAGTACTAGGAACTGTTGACGATATTAAAGCTCAGCACCCCAACCAGTACGATAAATAA
- a CDS encoding BspA family leucine-rich repeat surface protein, whose translation MYKKIILLGLFLFLGQMIKAQNEFVTIWQPNRPDTMPLIDVNAPYAASTNQIWFPGIGENYTISWEEVNYPQHNGVMNNVTSTKQVLIDFGTSLNPDTASASYRVKVSNGNGIFKQIRFGECQIIYVADSYILMWDIFGNSDKITEIENWGNIQWTSMNTAFAHCRLLQLTATDSPNLTNVTDASFMFYNAHDFLGASSMQNWNTSTIKDFKFMFARMGDYVQAIDQFNSPYLSTWNMSSAKNLNNMFSGRKVFNQPLNNWNTSNVEDMGWMFALCLNFNQRLDSWDTSKVKDMSFMFHFIPVFNQDIGGWNTSSVTNMAHMFHGCTVFNQPLNWATSQVTHMGFMLTSATNFNRSLGNWNLSSLTDATNMLTGSGLNCDNYSKTLSGWADNPVTPDNIPLVSVTPLQYASNAASKRNILIGKGWNITGDTVGNCLLSTSEIHTNSQSLSIYPNPAEDNLHIRHAHELKSYKILDASGRLVQQDALNTDMINISSLTKGNYILQITTKNKTESFKLIKK comes from the coding sequence ATGTATAAAAAAATTATCCTCCTAGGTTTATTCTTATTCTTAGGGCAAATGATAAAAGCACAAAATGAATTTGTTACGATCTGGCAACCCAACAGGCCCGACACAATGCCTCTTATTGATGTAAATGCTCCTTATGCCGCCTCCACTAATCAGATATGGTTTCCGGGAATCGGTGAGAATTACACAATAAGCTGGGAAGAAGTAAACTATCCTCAGCATAACGGGGTTATGAATAATGTTACCTCTACGAAGCAGGTATTGATTGACTTTGGAACTTCATTAAATCCTGATACGGCAAGCGCTTCTTATCGTGTAAAAGTAAGCAACGGAAATGGCATATTTAAACAAATACGATTTGGAGAATGCCAGATCATTTATGTAGCAGACTCATATATTCTCATGTGGGATATATTCGGAAATTCTGATAAAATAACTGAAATAGAAAATTGGGGAAATATTCAATGGACCTCTATGAATACTGCATTTGCGCACTGCAGATTGCTTCAGCTCACGGCTACCGACAGTCCAAACCTCACTAATGTAACGGATGCTTCATTCATGTTTTATAATGCCCATGATTTTTTAGGGGCAAGTTCAATGCAAAACTGGAATACCTCAACTATAAAGGATTTTAAATTTATGTTTGCAAGGATGGGAGATTATGTGCAGGCAATAGATCAGTTTAATTCCCCTTATTTGAGTACCTGGAATATGTCATCAGCTAAAAATCTGAATAATATGTTTTCCGGAAGAAAGGTATTTAATCAACCCTTAAATAATTGGAACACTTCGAATGTGGAAGATATGGGCTGGATGTTTGCTCTTTGCCTGAATTTTAATCAGCGTTTAGACAGCTGGGATACTTCTAAAGTAAAAGATATGTCTTTTATGTTCCATTTTATTCCTGTTTTCAATCAAGACATTGGCGGATGGAATACTTCCTCTGTAACCAATATGGCTCATATGTTTCACGGCTGTACTGTTTTCAATCAACCTCTTAACTGGGCAACTTCCCAGGTTACTCATATGGGATTTATGTTAACAAGCGCCACAAACTTTAACCGGTCTTTAGGCAACTGGAACCTCAGCTCATTAACCGATGCTACCAATATGCTTACAGGTTCAGGATTAAATTGCGATAATTACAGCAAAACCCTGTCCGGATGGGCAGATAATCCTGTTACTCCTGATAATATTCCTCTTGTTTCAGTAACGCCTTTACAATATGCTTCCAATGCTGCTTCTAAAAGAAATATTCTTATTGGTAAGGGCTGGAATATAACAGGAGATACAGTAGGAAACTGTTTGTTGTCAACTTCAGAAATCCACACCAACAGCCAAAGCTTATCTATATATCCTAACCCCGCAGAAGATAACCTTCATATAAGGCATGCCCACGAGCTCAAAAGTTATAAAATTCTGGATGCCAGCGGAAGATTGGTACAACAGGATGCTCTGAATACAGACATGATTAATATAAGCTCACTGACAAAAGGAAATTATATACTACAGATTACAACGAAGAATAAAACAGAATCGTTTAAGCTGATCAAAAAGTAA
- a CDS encoding BspA family leucine-rich repeat surface protein, producing the protein MLKKTILFFLFILFFQSGKAQNEFITVWKPSLPRYATQYTGISVASTDTQIWLPAVGTDFQVYWEEIGFPAHHATLTNLNSTYQVLVDFGTPLNPNPADATYRLKITNGTGNFHRIRFSNWDMFNGDGLIGDVHKIVRLEQWGNIHWSSMGQAFQGCRDFDVTATDTPDLSAVTDMSNMFLGNYSLIGNPSFNNWNTSHVTTLLSTFAGCFLFNQPVGNWDTSNVTMMGITFSSALVFNQPLANWNTSKVNHMTAMFSGAKEFNQPIGNWDLSNTIDCEFMFSGAKKFNQPIGNWNTSKVVEMDRMFNQAQDFNQDISNWDTSSATIMEGMFAGASSFNQNIGNWNISNVVYINDMFNGTTSFNQDIGNWDVSKAVWMHNMFKDAKNFNQNIGNWNVGLVTNMNNMFNGATHFNQNLGQWNISSLTSAINMLQNSGMNCQNYDNTLYGWNLKPTTPNNINLANTSPLVYSNPLAVNARNNLINNKGWTISGDTYNGECQSVLSTSDALPLNEISIYPNPATDFIYIRNMKDSGNYRVMDMAGRIILQGMINNQKIDVSSLIKGNYILQIISKDMARSLKFIKK; encoded by the coding sequence ATGCTAAAAAAAACAATCCTATTCTTTCTCTTTATTCTTTTCTTTCAGTCAGGAAAAGCTCAAAATGAATTTATCACCGTCTGGAAACCAAGCCTTCCCCGTTATGCAACACAATATACCGGGATATCCGTAGCTTCTACAGATACACAGATCTGGCTTCCTGCTGTAGGAACCGATTTTCAGGTATACTGGGAAGAAATTGGTTTCCCGGCACACCATGCCACATTAACCAATCTCAACTCTACTTACCAGGTACTGGTCGACTTTGGAACCCCTTTAAACCCTAATCCAGCAGACGCAACTTATCGTTTAAAAATAACAAATGGCACTGGTAATTTTCATAGGATCCGGTTTTCCAACTGGGATATGTTTAATGGTGATGGCCTGATAGGTGATGTGCATAAAATAGTAAGATTGGAACAATGGGGAAACATCCACTGGTCTTCTATGGGACAGGCATTTCAGGGTTGCAGAGACTTCGATGTAACTGCCACAGACACTCCAGACCTGTCAGCCGTTACAGATATGTCCAATATGTTCTTAGGTAATTATAGTTTGATAGGAAATCCCTCTTTCAATAATTGGAACACCTCCCATGTAACCACTTTGCTAAGTACATTTGCAGGTTGTTTTCTTTTCAATCAGCCTGTTGGAAACTGGGACACTTCAAACGTTACCATGATGGGAATAACATTCAGCTCTGCCTTGGTATTCAACCAACCTCTGGCGAACTGGAACACCTCTAAGGTAAACCACATGACCGCCATGTTCAGTGGTGCTAAAGAGTTCAATCAACCGATCGGAAACTGGGATCTTTCCAATACTATCGATTGCGAATTTATGTTTTCCGGTGCTAAAAAATTCAACCAGCCTATTGGGAACTGGAATACCTCCAAAGTAGTTGAAATGGACCGTATGTTCAACCAGGCACAGGATTTCAATCAGGATATCAGCAATTGGGACACATCAAGTGCCACCATTATGGAGGGCATGTTTGCAGGCGCTTCCAGTTTTAATCAAAACATCGGAAACTGGAACATAAGCAATGTAGTCTATATCAACGATATGTTCAATGGGACTACCAGCTTCAATCAGGATATTGGGAACTGGGATGTAAGCAAAGCAGTCTGGATGCACAATATGTTTAAAGATGCAAAGAATTTTAATCAGAATATAGGAAACTGGAATGTAGGACTTGTCACCAACATGAACAATATGTTCAATGGAGCCACTCATTTCAATCAAAATCTTGGACAATGGAACATCAGCTCTCTTACCTCAGCCATAAACATGCTACAAAACTCAGGAATGAATTGTCAAAACTACGATAATACCCTTTACGGCTGGAACCTGAAACCCACAACCCCTAATAATATCAACCTTGCAAATACTTCACCTTTGGTTTATTCCAACCCGCTTGCTGTCAATGCCAGAAATAATCTTATCAATAATAAAGGATGGACGATCAGCGGAGATACTTACAACGGAGAATGCCAGTCTGTTTTATCCACATCAGATGCGTTACCTCTCAACGAGATCAGTATCTATCCAAATCCCGCAACGGACTTTATCTACATCAGAAATATGAAAGATTCCGGTAATTATAGAGTAATGGATATGGCAGGAAGAATAATACTTCAGGGTATGATAAATAATCAAAAAATTGACGTCAGCTCTTTAATCAAAGGAAACTATATCCTTCAGATCATTTCGAAAGACATGGCACGATCACTTAAATTTATTAAGAAATAA
- a CDS encoding BspA family leucine-rich repeat surface protein, protein MYKKFLPLILFITFFHILNAQNEFITIWKPNTPAIIPQMDVIVPYPAGNNQIWFPGIGENYTITWEEIGFPQHNGVMNNVTSTQQVFIDFGTSLNPNTTDAAYRVKVSNGNGVFKQIRFGDPEILNVPTAYMAILWHNVGSIDKITEVSQWGNINWISMENAFSNCRALQVTATDTPNLSGVTDASFMFYGNSAFTGHPSMTAWNTSQIKKFTYMFGHTSPTPATAAVDLFNLNIGSWDMSSAQDISYMFFHRRSFNQNINNWDTSNVTTMAHTFENCYTFNQPLNNWNTSKVTNMAYLFHFIPDFNQPIGNWDTSNVTNFSHMFHNCTSFNQPLDNWNTAKGTTMEMLFTGASAFNQPVGSWNTGLVGTMLFTFRDATSFDQSLENWNLASLTIGDQMLTNSGLKCENYSRTIAGWANNPNTANNINLISTAPLMYSSDVVSERNVLINKGWVFIGDTQGECRLGISEIPLNNLSIYPNPASDFIYIKNIKGSGSYRITDMAGRMILHGLLNNEKIDVSSLIKGNYLLQITSADKVQSLKFIKN, encoded by the coding sequence ATGTATAAAAAATTTTTACCCCTTATTTTATTTATTACTTTTTTCCACATCCTGAACGCCCAAAATGAATTTATCACCATCTGGAAACCTAATACTCCAGCAATCATTCCACAGATGGATGTTATTGTTCCTTATCCGGCAGGCAATAACCAGATATGGTTCCCGGGAATCGGAGAAAATTATACGATAACCTGGGAAGAGATAGGTTTTCCCCAGCACAATGGAGTCATGAACAATGTGACTTCTACACAACAGGTCTTTATAGATTTTGGAACATCATTAAATCCTAATACCACTGATGCTGCTTATCGGGTAAAAGTAAGCAATGGAAACGGAGTTTTTAAGCAGATCCGGTTTGGTGATCCTGAAATCCTAAATGTCCCTACTGCTTACATGGCTATTCTCTGGCACAACGTAGGCAGCATTGATAAAATTACCGAAGTTTCCCAATGGGGAAATATCAACTGGATTTCTATGGAGAATGCCTTTAGTAATTGCAGGGCGCTTCAAGTTACCGCTACAGACACACCTAACCTTTCAGGTGTAACAGATGCTTCATTCATGTTTTATGGAAATTCAGCTTTTACAGGACACCCGTCTATGACGGCATGGAATACATCCCAAATAAAAAAATTTACATACATGTTTGGCCACACTTCCCCTACTCCGGCTACCGCCGCAGTTGATCTGTTCAATCTCAACATCGGTTCATGGGATATGTCTTCGGCACAAGACATCAGCTATATGTTTTTCCACAGAAGATCATTCAATCAAAATATAAACAACTGGGATACTTCGAACGTAACCACAATGGCCCATACATTTGAAAATTGTTACACATTCAATCAGCCATTGAATAACTGGAATACTTCAAAGGTCACCAATATGGCGTATTTATTTCATTTTATCCCCGATTTTAACCAGCCTATCGGTAATTGGGACACGTCCAATGTTACTAATTTCAGCCACATGTTCCACAACTGTACTTCTTTTAACCAACCACTAGACAACTGGAACACAGCCAAAGGAACTACCATGGAGATGCTATTTACAGGTGCCTCTGCCTTCAATCAACCTGTAGGAAGCTGGAATACAGGATTGGTGGGAACAATGCTTTTCACTTTTCGTGATGCAACAAGCTTTGATCAATCTTTAGAAAACTGGAACCTGGCTTCCCTGACTATTGGAGACCAGATGCTGACGAATTCCGGATTAAAATGCGAAAATTACAGCAGAACCATCGCCGGATGGGCCAATAACCCAAATACGGCGAATAACATCAACCTGATTTCTACTGCACCATTAATGTATTCTTCGGATGTAGTATCAGAAAGAAATGTACTTATCAATAAAGGTTGGGTATTTATTGGTGATACTCAGGGAGAGTGCAGATTAGGAATTTCTGAGATACCTCTCAATAATCTTTCCATTTATCCCAATCCTGCCAGCGACTTTATTTATATCAAAAATATAAAAGGTTCCGGAAGTTACAGGATAACTGACATGGCAGGCAGAATGATCCTTCACGGACTTTTAAATAATGAAAAAATCGATGTAAGTTCTTTAATAAAGGGAAATTATCTATTACAAATTACTTCCGCGGATAAGGTCCAATCTTTAAAATTCATCAAAAACTAA
- the sph gene encoding sphingomyelin phosphodiesterase: MKNFDRRFYLLALLCFLSFISCGEQASFEENDSIANQVNKNDRFSRLGDNDLKVLTYNTFLLRDIAVASTTQWSQNQRAEKIGTADFIKNYDVLLLQECFDNTASTILREKLSSKFPYQTPILGQTKQGWNSTSGDWREVVSGGLENGGVMIASKYPIEIMNQYIFPKGCDFDALSLKGFVYARIIKNGKRIHCISTHLQSTQPGCQGNEVSIRKSQLEMIKSYVDALQIPADEMLVYGGDFNIIKNSQEYPVMLQTLNVSAPVYKGLSQTWDTQTNTMASYHYPYPKNQPEYLDYIFVSNEHLTPLSWHNIAFDPVSNTLMTYTNLTQDTYYWTDYSDHYPVEGAISTDETSPKKSMKFRIYDKVSLRSVATGKYITSNLSKPDDWLTVSASAPDQNTWFNLVNLGAGDNYFDLKEGPVRVEISERINNFWYWEYLNGGAYYYFPKFGKSLKNLELVLVKKKNGNTSTSIENGDTVAFKDKTSAGKIYFLQVYQKNGTDWIYLNGNKIGAAEQFEVRMNNTSQQNWY, encoded by the coding sequence ATGAAAAATTTCGACCGGAGATTCTATCTTCTTGCATTATTATGCTTTCTTTCATTTATTTCATGCGGTGAACAAGCCTCTTTTGAAGAAAATGACTCTATTGCCAATCAGGTAAATAAAAACGATAGATTTTCACGTTTAGGAGATAATGATCTCAAAGTACTCACTTACAACACATTCTTATTACGGGATATCGCTGTAGCCTCTACCACACAATGGTCGCAAAATCAAAGGGCAGAAAAAATCGGGACGGCAGACTTTATCAAAAATTATGATGTATTACTCCTGCAGGAATGCTTTGACAATACAGCTTCAACAATACTTCGAGAAAAACTTTCTTCAAAATTCCCTTACCAGACACCTATTCTTGGACAAACCAAACAAGGCTGGAATAGCACTTCCGGAGACTGGAGAGAAGTAGTCTCGGGCGGACTGGAAAACGGTGGAGTGATGATTGCCAGTAAGTACCCGATTGAAATAATGAATCAATATATCTTTCCCAAAGGATGTGATTTCGATGCTCTTTCTTTAAAGGGTTTTGTGTACGCACGTATTATTAAAAACGGAAAACGGATTCATTGTATTTCTACCCATCTTCAATCTACACAACCCGGCTGCCAGGGAAATGAAGTCAGCATCAGAAAAAGCCAGCTGGAAATGATCAAATCTTATGTGGACGCGCTTCAAATTCCTGCTGATGAAATGCTTGTGTATGGCGGAGATTTTAATATTATTAAGAACAGCCAGGAATACCCTGTCATGCTGCAAACTTTAAATGTATCTGCACCTGTCTACAAAGGTCTTTCACAGACATGGGATACCCAGACGAACACCATGGCATCTTACCATTATCCTTATCCTAAGAATCAGCCGGAATATCTGGATTATATCTTCGTTTCCAACGAACACCTTACACCTCTATCCTGGCACAATATAGCTTTTGATCCCGTAAGCAATACCCTTATGACGTATACCAATCTCACCCAGGACACTTATTACTGGACAGATTATTCGGATCATTATCCTGTAGAAGGAGCCATCAGTACGGATGAAACATCTCCCAAAAAGAGTATGAAATTCAGAATATATGATAAGGTATCTTTAAGATCCGTAGCTACCGGAAAGTATATTACCAGCAACCTTTCAAAACCAGATGATTGGCTAACCGTATCCGCTTCTGCTCCTGATCAGAATACATGGTTCAATCTTGTTAACCTTGGGGCTGGTGACAATTATTTCGATCTCAAAGAAGGTCCGGTACGGGTAGAGATCAGCGAGCGTATTAATAATTTCTGGTATTGGGAGTATCTGAACGGAGGAGCTTATTACTATTTCCCGAAATTTGGCAAATCCCTTAAAAACCTGGAACTGGTCCTTGTGAAAAAGAAAAACGGAAACACTTCCACAAGCATAGAAAATGGAGATACCGTTGCCTTCAAGGATAAAACCTCCGCAGGAAAAATATATTTCCTTCAGGTATATCAAAAGAACGGTACCGATTGGATCTATTTAAATGGAAATAAAATCGGTGCTGCCGAACAATTTGAAGTACGGATGAACAATACTTCCCAACAAAATTGGTATTAA
- the ahcY gene encoding adenosylhomocysteinase yields the protein MSTTTQYVPYKVKDISLAEWGRKEITLAEAEMPGLMSIREEYGPSQPLKGARIAGCLHMTIQTAVLIETLVALGAEVTWSSCNIFSTQDHAAAAIAAAGIPVYAWKGLNEEEFDWCIEQTLFFGEERKPLNMILDDGGDLTNMVFDKYPELTKDIKGLSEETTTGVHRLYERMKNGTLVMPAINVNDSVTKSKFDNKYGCKESAVDAVRRATDVMLAGKRVVVCGYGDVGKGTAASFRGAGSIVTVTEIDPICALQAAMDGYEVKRLDTVVDNADIIITTTGNFNIVRAEHFLKMKDKAIVCNIGHFDNEIDMAWLNKNYGHTKSEVKPQVDIYTLEGGKEIIILAEGRLVNLGCATGHPSFVMSNSFSNQTLAQIELWNNSAAYKNEVYTLPKHLDEKVAALHLKKLSVELETLSPEQAEYIGVDVKGPFKPEYYRY from the coding sequence ATGAGTACTACAACACAATACGTTCCTTATAAAGTTAAGGACATTTCTCTTGCAGAATGGGGAAGAAAAGAAATTACTCTTGCTGAGGCAGAAATGCCTGGCCTGATGTCTATCCGTGAAGAATACGGACCATCTCAACCCCTAAAAGGAGCAAGAATTGCAGGATGTCTACACATGACGATCCAGACAGCTGTGCTTATCGAAACCTTAGTAGCTTTAGGTGCTGAAGTTACATGGTCTTCTTGTAATATTTTCTCTACACAAGATCACGCTGCTGCCGCTATTGCTGCTGCAGGAATTCCTGTTTATGCCTGGAAAGGATTAAATGAAGAGGAATTCGACTGGTGTATTGAGCAGACTTTATTCTTCGGTGAAGAAAGAAAGCCATTAAACATGATCCTTGATGACGGTGGAGATTTAACGAACATGGTTTTTGATAAGTACCCTGAATTAACAAAAGATATCAAAGGACTTTCTGAAGAAACCACTACCGGAGTACACAGATTATATGAAAGAATGAAGAACGGTACGTTAGTAATGCCGGCTATCAATGTGAATGATTCTGTTACCAAGTCTAAATTTGACAACAAATACGGTTGTAAAGAATCTGCAGTAGATGCTGTAAGAAGAGCTACAGACGTAATGTTGGCAGGTAAAAGAGTGGTAGTTTGTGGTTACGGAGATGTAGGTAAAGGTACGGCAGCTTCTTTCAGAGGGGCAGGTTCTATCGTAACGGTTACTGAAATTGATCCTATCTGTGCTTTACAGGCTGCAATGGATGGTTATGAAGTAAAAAGATTAGATACAGTTGTAGATAATGCAGATATCATCATTACGACTACCGGTAACTTCAATATCGTGAGAGCAGAGCACTTCCTTAAAATGAAAGATAAGGCGATCGTTTGTAACATCGGTCACTTCGATAATGAAATTGATATGGCATGGTTAAACAAAAACTATGGTCACACAAAATCAGAAGTTAAACCACAAGTAGATATCTATACCTTGGAAGGAGGAAAAGAAATTATCATCCTTGCGGAAGGAAGACTTGTAAACCTTGGATGTGCTACAGGACACCCTAGTTTTGTAATGTCCAATTCTTTCTCTAATCAGACTTTAGCTCAGATCGAATTATGGAATAATTCTGCAGCATACAAAAACGAGGTGTATACACTACCAAAACACTTAGATGAAAAAGTAGCTGCCCTTCACCTTAAAAAATTAAGCGTTGAGCTGGAAACTCTTTCTCCTGAGCAAGCTGAATATATCGGTGTAGATGTAAAAGGTCCGTTCAAACCGGAATACTACAGATATTAA
- a CDS encoding pyridoxamine 5'-phosphate oxidase family protein: MNDNHAQDNAQKKTKPLTPKVKELINRSKSVILATVDAEGNSHSSYAPFVQIENTFYILVSFMAKHTKNLAEGRSTSVMLIEDEMATKQIYARERLTFEAKTSPIERDSESWNNAVSQLKESHGKVVDLISEMKDFILIALHPLKGSYVNGFGSAYFVDENLEILEHRNDVNHQSK, translated from the coding sequence ATGAATGATAACCATGCCCAGGATAATGCTCAAAAAAAGACAAAGCCACTTACTCCCAAAGTAAAAGAGTTAATAAATAGATCTAAAAGTGTGATTTTAGCCACCGTAGATGCCGAAGGAAATTCCCATTCCAGCTATGCTCCTTTTGTACAGATAGAAAATACATTTTACATTTTGGTATCTTTTATGGCAAAACATACAAAAAATCTTGCAGAGGGAAGGAGTACTTCTGTAATGCTTATAGAAGATGAGATGGCTACCAAGCAGATATATGCCCGTGAACGGTTAACCTTTGAAGCCAAAACATCACCAATAGAAAGAGATTCTGAAAGCTGGAATAATGCGGTAAGTCAATTAAAAGAATCTCATGGAAAAGTAGTCGATCTTATTTCCGAAATGAAAGATTTTATTCTTATTGCTTTACATCCGCTTAAAGGTTCCTATGTGAATGGTTTTGGAAGTGCTTACTTTGTTGATGAGAACCTGGAAATCCTTGAGCATAGAAATGATGTTAACCATCAATCAAAATAA
- a CDS encoding 4'-phosphopantetheinyl transferase superfamily protein — MPLYRDFSDETATILIWKYDESEELHTNDLLEPENAEKVKDYHPKKLLEVLMVRKLLKGLKPDSKILYKEREPFLSPKDAEISITHSFPFAAIAISKRKIGIDIEKFNPKIMRVIDKFTYENERGFIPEDLAHTYYTIIWSVKESMYKIHHSKYWSLKKNYEVKPFQLKNLHKISCRVYDDQFSDEFKARVEFFDDYCFTIVEE; from the coding sequence ATGCCCCTTTACCGAGATTTTTCAGATGAAACCGCTACAATTCTTATTTGGAAATATGATGAGAGCGAAGAATTACATACTAATGATCTTTTAGAACCTGAAAATGCGGAAAAAGTAAAAGACTACCATCCCAAGAAATTACTGGAAGTCTTAATGGTTCGTAAACTTTTAAAAGGATTAAAGCCGGATTCTAAAATACTCTATAAAGAAAGAGAACCTTTTCTTTCTCCAAAAGATGCGGAAATTTCAATCACCCATTCATTTCCTTTTGCAGCTATTGCCATTTCAAAAAGAAAAATCGGAATTGATATTGAAAAATTCAATCCTAAGATCATGAGGGTTATTGATAAGTTTACCTATGAAAATGAAAGAGGATTTATTCCTGAAGATCTCGCCCATACTTATTATACCATTATCTGGAGCGTAAAAGAAAGCATGTATAAGATCCATCATTCCAAATACTGGTCCTTGAAGAAAAACTATGAAGTGAAGCCTTTTCAGCTAAAAAATCTTCATAAAATAAGCTGCCGGGTGTATGACGATCAGTTTTCAGATGAGTTCAAAGCAAGGGTAGAATTTTTTGATGACTACTGCTTTACGATTGTGGAGGAGTAG